A stretch of Natronococcus sp. CG52 DNA encodes these proteins:
- a CDS encoding response regulator — protein MGNGSSEAVILLVEDNPGDIRLIEESFSDGNIANTLHTVTDGQAALDFIYQRNEYEDAPRPDIVLLDLNLPKVDGEDVLHEIKHHPELDPVLVIVLTGMDEGLIESRDLDHDADEDAILEKPVDPGEFAEVIRSFEQFRLAVMRED, from the coding sequence ATGGGAAACGGGTCATCGGAAGCGGTAATACTATTGGTAGAAGACAATCCCGGCGATATTCGCCTCATAGAAGAATCCTTCTCAGACGGCAACATCGCAAACACACTCCACACGGTCACTGATGGTCAAGCCGCCCTCGACTTCATCTATCAACGCAACGAGTACGAGGACGCTCCCCGACCGGACATTGTACTTCTCGACCTGAACCTGCCGAAAGTGGACGGTGAAGACGTTCTACACGAAATCAAACACCATCCCGAACTGGATCCTGTTCTAGTGATTGTCCTCACCGGAATGGATGAAGGTCTGATTGAATCCCGCGACCTCGACCATGATGCAGATGAAGATGCAATCCTCGAAAAACCAGTTGATCCCGGCGAGTTTGCTGAGGTGATTCGGTCGTTCGAGCAGTTCCGGTTAGCAGTTATGCGAGAAGACTGA
- a CDS encoding nuclear transport factor 2 family protein, with amino-acid sequence MAVTPQSNVEIVRGVYDGFNEGDIDSVLARMADDIEWTEPDGIMFAGTYRTPTAVLENVFQPAMREFKTFRVEPDQFIDGGDTVVALGMFRATTEADEQIESPFAHVYEHHDGRITRFVNYTDTALWQ; translated from the coding sequence ATGGCGGTAACTCCACAAAGTAACGTCGAGATAGTACGAGGCGTGTATGACGGTTTCAACGAGGGGGATATCGACTCGGTCTTAGCGAGAATGGCTGACGACATTGAGTGGACCGAACCGGATGGCATCATGTTTGCCGGGACCTACCGGACCCCCACTGCGGTGCTGGAGAACGTTTTCCAACCAGCCATGAGAGAGTTCAAGACCTTCAGGGTCGAACCGGATCAGTTCATCGACGGCGGTGATACGGTCGTCGCCCTGGGTATGTTCCGGGCCACGACCGAGGCGGACGAACAGATCGAAAGCCCGTTCGCGCACGTCTACGAACACCACGACGGCCGGATTACCCGGTTCGTGAACTACACGGACACCGCGCTGTGGCAGTAG
- a CDS encoding metal-dependent hydrolase yields the protein MYQVGHYGASLAAYAPFGAAVAVTGHETAAIVGGLVCVSLSTLPDFDHQVPFLEHRGPTHSLLFALLVGAALAAGAAVLVDAASPLVDVGFVAFAFVVGALSIVSHLLADALTPMGIRPFWPISRRRYTVNVTPAKSPVANYILFAVGIGAVLAAGGIVIAIG from the coding sequence ATGTATCAGGTTGGCCACTACGGCGCGTCCCTGGCCGCGTACGCGCCATTCGGTGCCGCCGTCGCCGTCACCGGCCACGAGACGGCTGCTATCGTCGGCGGCCTCGTCTGCGTCTCCCTCTCGACGCTACCCGACTTCGACCATCAAGTGCCGTTTCTCGAGCATCGCGGACCGACTCACTCCCTCCTGTTCGCGCTCCTCGTCGGTGCCGCACTCGCCGCCGGCGCGGCCGTTCTCGTCGACGCGGCGTCGCCGCTCGTCGACGTCGGGTTCGTCGCGTTCGCGTTCGTCGTCGGCGCGCTCTCGATCGTCTCACATCTCCTCGCGGACGCACTGACGCCCATGGGGATCCGCCCGTTCTGGCCAATCTCCCGGCGGCGATACACGGTGAACGTGACACCGGCAAAGAGCCCGGTCGCGAACTACATCCTGTTCGCGGTCGGCATCGGTGCCGTCCTCGCCGCTGGAGGGATTGTTATCGCGATCGGATAA
- a CDS encoding uracil-DNA glycosylase family protein, producing MQNVTDRTSNPFGMRPPFDRTPPGDRTAVFGYGDANADFHLIGDYPGRHGGAETGVPFTGSDAGRALQDVLREVGFVSGPSTEPVCENLFCSYIQMCCLPADRTPTEEEYDVLERYFDAELRAINAHVLLPVGERATDHVLREYTTQRHRLELDTAALNATEIRGRGFLIVPIREPTEWEDTEREALVARLEAILGRDYRQTKGVATMVG from the coding sequence GTGCAGAACGTCACCGACAGGACCAGCAACCCGTTCGGTATGCGACCGCCCTTCGACCGAACCCCGCCCGGTGACCGGACCGCCGTTTTCGGCTACGGGGACGCCAACGCGGACTTCCACCTGATCGGCGATTACCCCGGCCGCCACGGCGGTGCCGAAACCGGCGTTCCGTTTACCGGATCCGACGCCGGCCGTGCCCTCCAGGACGTCCTCCGGGAGGTCGGCTTCGTGAGCGGTCCGTCGACCGAACCCGTCTGCGAGAACCTGTTCTGTAGCTACATCCAGATGTGCTGCCTGCCGGCGGATCGGACGCCGACCGAGGAGGAGTACGACGTTCTCGAGCGGTACTTCGACGCCGAACTGCGGGCGATCAACGCGCACGTTCTCCTGCCGGTCGGCGAGCGGGCGACGGATCACGTCCTCCGGGAGTACACGACCCAGCGACACCGCCTCGAACTCGACACGGCGGCGCTCAACGCGACCGAGATCCGCGGCCGGGGCTTCCTGATCGTCCCGATCAGAGAGCCGACAGAGTGGGAGGATACGGAGCGGGAAGCGCTCGTCGCGCGACTCGAGGCGATTCTGGGCCGGGACTACCGCCAGACGAAGGGTGTCGCGACGATGGTCGGTTAG
- a CDS encoding J domain-containing protein yields MTEDFYDLFEISSDASQDEIKDAYREQVRIYHPDHNDDSRARAQFTAIRKAYDILGDPVERKAYDRLGHETYVAKRTSGLPSPDVWRSDEDEETDAEATAAAGASPASSSATGGSTSSASTTGSAAGSASGATTSSESASSGSTTSGSSRTAGATESAGTAAGSTAGARDSRASGGTNTATADKSATGATVETATSADSTTESAVVRWWRRQRFGLPLLWLSLVVYVAGLGHFASANVAALERLRTEITAVGADPEGLRTALTSGRYGLETTVGFVTGAELVAPPLEPIQWYGGLAGVVVATIAAVLVARFVRAGDTWRPVTIDETIVVALVAGTATAMVGGPLLAGTVLMPLLFGVVVFRTRQGSGWTPTYLYVLPVLAPAVGFAAAITGDATLVVDLVAFVLVPVVGALCLPLRATVRTRFGR; encoded by the coding sequence ATGACAGAGGACTTCTACGATCTGTTCGAGATCTCTTCCGACGCCTCCCAGGACGAGATCAAGGACGCCTACCGCGAACAGGTTCGAATCTATCACCCGGACCACAACGACGACTCGCGAGCACGGGCGCAGTTTACGGCGATCAGGAAGGCCTACGACATCCTCGGCGATCCGGTCGAGCGGAAGGCCTACGACCGACTCGGCCACGAGACCTACGTCGCGAAGCGAACCAGCGGACTGCCCTCGCCCGACGTCTGGCGGAGCGACGAGGACGAGGAGACAGACGCCGAGGCGACTGCGGCGGCGGGTGCGTCGCCGGCCAGCAGTTCGGCGACCGGTGGCTCGACCTCCTCGGCGTCGACGACCGGTTCCGCTGCCGGATCGGCGAGCGGCGCGACGACCTCGAGCGAGTCCGCCTCGAGTGGGTCGACGACGAGTGGCTCCTCGCGGACCGCTGGAGCCACCGAAAGCGCCGGGACTGCCGCAGGTTCGACCGCGGGGGCCCGCGATTCGAGAGCGAGCGGCGGAACGAACACCGCGACGGCGGACAAAAGCGCGACCGGCGCGACCGTCGAGACCGCGACGAGCGCCGATTCGACGACCGAAAGCGCGGTCGTCCGCTGGTGGCGACGCCAGAGATTCGGATTGCCGCTGCTCTGGCTCTCGCTGGTCGTCTACGTCGCGGGACTCGGCCACTTTGCCAGCGCGAACGTCGCCGCTCTCGAGCGCCTTCGGACCGAGATAACCGCCGTCGGCGCCGATCCGGAGGGGCTCCGGACGGCGCTCACGAGCGGTCGGTACGGACTCGAGACGACCGTCGGTTTCGTGACCGGCGCCGAACTCGTGGCGCCCCCGCTCGAGCCGATCCAGTGGTACGGCGGGTTGGCGGGCGTCGTCGTCGCCACGATCGCAGCGGTGCTCGTCGCACGGTTCGTTCGCGCGGGCGACACCTGGCGTCCGGTGACGATCGACGAAACCATCGTCGTCGCCCTCGTCGCGGGCACGGCGACGGCGATGGTCGGCGGACCGCTGCTCGCCGGAACGGTACTGATGCCGCTGCTGTTCGGCGTCGTCGTCTTTCGGACGAGGCAGGGATCCGGCTGGACGCCCACTTACCTGTACGTGCTCCCCGTGCTGGCACCCGCAGTCGGGTTCGCCGCTGCGATAACGGGAGACGCCACGCTCGTCGTCGATCTCGTCGCGTTCGTGCTCGTCCCGGTGGTCGGTGCGCTCTGTCTGCCGCTCCGGGCGACGGTCAGGACGCGGTTCGGCCGCTAA